The Kitasatospora sp. NBC_01287 genome contains a region encoding:
- a CDS encoding DUF6879 family protein produces the protein MANPIATAMAEAKFSAVHLEMRDNYTPNDPQFQRYREGLRYNPDDRPEWFQYWTNFAGEAIDRGVVMRRARIVSEPVTEYIRYEHHVTFLNVAIGEQVRWLPRRLAADIALPGTDLWMFDDSKIMFTFFSGDGDVVDREWTTEPDVVQLVKSAFETVWHRATPHKDYVLK, from the coding sequence GTGGCCAACCCGATCGCCACGGCCATGGCAGAGGCCAAGTTCTCTGCCGTGCACCTGGAGATGCGCGACAACTACACGCCGAACGACCCGCAGTTCCAGCGCTATCGGGAGGGTCTTCGCTACAACCCGGACGACCGGCCGGAGTGGTTCCAGTACTGGACCAACTTCGCTGGCGAGGCGATTGACCGGGGCGTGGTCATGCGTCGGGCTCGCATCGTCTCCGAGCCGGTCACGGAGTACATCCGCTACGAGCACCACGTGACATTCCTGAACGTGGCTATCGGCGAGCAGGTTCGCTGGCTTCCGCGCCGATTGGCGGCAGACATCGCCCTGCCTGGGACTGACCTGTGGATGTTCGATGACTCCAAGATCATGTTCACCTTCTTCTCGGGCGACGGGGATGTGGTGGACCGGGAGTGGACGACCGAGCCTGACGTCGTTCAGCTCGTAAAGAGCGCCTTCGAGACCGTGTGGCATAGGGCGACTCCGCACAAGGACTACGTGCTCAAGTAG
- a CDS encoding helix-turn-helix transcriptional regulator: MRTSRSSSVQQARKALAERLKEIRKDSGLTGPALALACGWSKSKCSRIENAITAPSEQDIRDWCRACGADDRAADLVASLRSVETMFTEWRRMERSGLKHAQEMVLPLYERTTRFRAYTPGILHGLLQTRDYTRSVLQATQRRRVAVDDVEEAVQVRMERQEILRDHGKTFAFITEEACLYHGLGGTEVAAGQLTRLITVASMANVSLGIVPRGYLRHSMHVEAFSLYDSSQANIELVSGYLQITQPSEVAMYVSRFAELASDAVYGAAARTLITEAIDSLG; the protein is encoded by the coding sequence ATGCGTACCTCCCGCTCATCGAGCGTTCAGCAGGCCCGGAAGGCTCTAGCCGAACGGCTTAAGGAGATCCGGAAGGACTCCGGGCTCACCGGGCCTGCTCTCGCCCTCGCATGCGGTTGGAGCAAGTCGAAGTGCTCCCGCATCGAGAACGCGATCACCGCACCTTCCGAGCAGGACATCAGGGATTGGTGTCGAGCGTGCGGAGCAGACGACCGCGCCGCAGACCTGGTGGCTTCCCTTCGCTCAGTCGAGACCATGTTCACCGAATGGCGACGCATGGAGCGGAGCGGACTCAAACACGCCCAAGAGATGGTCCTGCCGCTGTACGAGCGGACTACGCGGTTCCGGGCGTACACACCTGGCATCCTGCACGGGCTCCTTCAGACTCGGGACTACACCCGCTCGGTACTCCAGGCCACCCAACGCCGTCGTGTTGCCGTGGACGACGTGGAAGAGGCCGTACAGGTGCGTATGGAGCGTCAGGAGATCCTGAGAGACCACGGGAAGACCTTCGCCTTCATTACCGAAGAGGCATGCCTGTACCACGGCCTCGGCGGCACGGAGGTAGCCGCCGGCCAACTCACCCGCCTGATCACCGTCGCGTCCATGGCGAACGTGAGCCTGGGGATCGTTCCGAGGGGCTACTTGCGCCACTCGATGCACGTCGAAGCGTTTTCGCTCTACGACTCGTCACAGGCCAACATCGAACTCGTCTCCGGGTACCTCCAGATCACGCAGCCCTCCGAGGTGGCCATGTACGTCAGCCGGTTCGCGGAACTGGCCAGCGACGCCGTGTATGGCGCTGCCGCTCGTACTCTGATCACAGAGGCGATTGACTCTCTCGGGTGA
- a CDS encoding GNAT family N-acetyltransferase, giving the protein MIELRELTDGDADALLRIYCAEATKHLGRASMDAAEARFYARTAAASAAQSPRMLYTLGLVAAGDLLGVVKLHLDRPAPAISYILRPDAWGRGFATEGVRRILALAFGHLGLPEVRAKHHPDNPASGRVLVKAGFAPTGEHVGFITYAIRPPSAACPSPYTRSTTWNAPL; this is encoded by the coding sequence GTGATCGAGCTGCGGGAGCTGACCGACGGCGACGCCGACGCCCTGCTGCGCATCTACTGCGCGGAGGCGACGAAGCACCTGGGCAGAGCCTCGATGGACGCCGCCGAAGCGCGGTTTTACGCCCGCACCGCCGCAGCCTCCGCAGCGCAGAGCCCCCGCATGCTGTACACCCTTGGGCTGGTCGCGGCTGGCGACCTCCTCGGGGTCGTCAAACTCCACCTCGACCGGCCCGCGCCCGCGATCAGCTACATCCTGCGCCCGGACGCCTGGGGCCGTGGCTTCGCCACCGAGGGCGTGCGCAGAATCCTCGCCCTAGCCTTCGGCCACCTCGGGCTGCCGGAGGTCCGCGCCAAGCACCACCCGGACAACCCCGCCTCCGGGCGTGTCCTGGTGAAGGCCGGGTTCGCACCGACCGGCGAGCACGTCGGTTTCATCACCTACGCCATCCGGCCGCCGTCGGCCGCCTGCCCCTCCCCGTACACCCGGAGCACCACATGGAACGCGCCGCTTTGA
- a CDS encoding MurT ligase domain-containing protein yields the protein MPGTGSEAAATGARDSSLPARSKLAVTAGKVAAAASRSVGRGSGSVIGGKVALRLDPDLLARLADHLDVVLVSATNGKTTTTRLIAEALRAAGPVVSNALGANMPAGITSALAGGSDARYGVIEVDEKYLAGVARDTHPKAIALLNLSRDQLDRAAETRMLAEKWREGLQGTEAVIIANADDPLVTWAASSCRRVVWVAAGQAWKEDAWSCPSCGGVMQRPGDDWYCQECGFRRPQPHWALQGGHVIDPNGAAWPIQLQLPGRANLANATSSAAVAAVFGVPPQVALERMQSVAAVAGRYDVVNYHGRDVRLLLAKNPAGWLETFSLIDGPPAPVILSVNALDADGTDTSWLWDVDYERLHGHPVFVMGQRKLDLAVRLEVAGLQFHVVETLEEAVRMAPPGRIEAIANYTAFQQLRKVVAGA from the coding sequence ATGCCAGGCACCGGATCGGAGGCCGCGGCCACCGGCGCGCGCGACTCCTCACTGCCCGCCCGCTCCAAGCTCGCCGTCACCGCGGGCAAGGTGGCTGCTGCCGCCTCCCGCTCGGTCGGCCGTGGCAGCGGCTCGGTGATCGGCGGCAAGGTCGCGCTCAGGCTCGACCCGGACCTGCTGGCCCGGCTCGCGGACCACCTGGACGTGGTCCTGGTGAGCGCCACCAACGGCAAGACCACCACCACCCGGCTGATCGCCGAGGCGCTGCGTGCCGCCGGTCCCGTGGTCTCCAACGCGCTGGGCGCCAACATGCCCGCCGGCATCACCTCCGCGCTGGCCGGCGGCTCGGACGCCCGCTACGGCGTGATCGAGGTGGACGAGAAGTACCTGGCCGGCGTGGCCAGGGACACCCACCCCAAGGCCATAGCGCTGCTCAACCTCTCGCGCGACCAGCTGGACCGGGCCGCCGAGACCCGGATGCTGGCCGAGAAGTGGCGCGAGGGCCTGCAGGGCACCGAGGCCGTGATCATCGCCAACGCGGACGACCCGCTGGTGACCTGGGCCGCCTCCTCCTGCCGTCGGGTGGTCTGGGTGGCCGCCGGGCAGGCCTGGAAGGAGGACGCCTGGTCGTGCCCGTCCTGCGGCGGCGTGATGCAGCGCCCCGGCGACGACTGGTACTGCCAGGAGTGCGGCTTCCGCCGGCCGCAGCCGCACTGGGCACTGCAGGGCGGGCACGTGATCGACCCCAACGGCGCCGCCTGGCCGATCCAGCTGCAGCTGCCGGGCCGGGCGAACCTGGCCAACGCGACCAGCTCGGCCGCGGTGGCCGCGGTCTTCGGCGTGCCGCCGCAGGTCGCCCTGGAGCGGATGCAGTCGGTGGCCGCGGTGGCCGGCCGCTACGACGTGGTCAACTACCACGGCCGCGACGTGCGCCTGCTGCTGGCCAAGAACCCCGCCGGCTGGCTGGAGACCTTCTCGCTGATCGACGGTCCGCCCGCGCCGGTGATCCTCTCGGTGAACGCGCTGGACGCCGACGGCACCGACACCTCCTGGCTCTGGGACGTGGACTACGAGCGGCTGCACGGCCACCCGGTCTTCGTGATGGGCCAGCGCAAGCTGGACCTGGCGGTGCGGCTGGAGGTGGCGGGGCTGCAGTTCCACGTGGTGGAGACGCTGGAGGAGGCGGTCCGGATGGCGCCGCCCGGGCGGATCGAGGCGATCGCCAACTACACCGCGTTCCAGCAGCTGCGCAAGGTGGTGGCCGGAGCATGA
- a CDS encoding type 1 glutamine amidotransferase yields MSDSSLRLVWIYPDLLSTYGDRGNALVVERRARQRGLNVQRVDVRSDQPIPTSGDIYLIGGGEDRPQRLAAERLRLDSGLPRAVDNGAIVFSVCAGYQILGHEFINDLGQREPGLGLLDVWSTRGEGARSVGDVLAEPDPRLGLPTLTGFENHQGVTHLGQGVAPLAQVSAGGGNGDGNGTEGAWRDTVFGTYLHGPVMARNPAVADLLIKLALDVNALPPADTTWYDALRAERIAATRQPA; encoded by the coding sequence ATGAGCGACAGCAGCCTGCGGCTGGTCTGGATCTACCCGGACCTGCTCAGCACCTACGGCGACCGCGGCAACGCGCTGGTCGTGGAGCGCCGGGCCCGCCAGCGCGGGCTGAACGTGCAGCGGGTCGACGTGCGCTCCGACCAGCCGATCCCGACCAGCGGCGACATCTACCTGATCGGCGGCGGTGAGGACCGCCCGCAGCGGCTGGCCGCCGAGCGGCTGCGGCTGGACTCCGGGCTGCCGCGCGCGGTGGACAACGGCGCGATCGTCTTCTCGGTCTGCGCGGGCTACCAGATCCTGGGCCACGAGTTCATCAACGACCTGGGCCAGCGCGAGCCGGGCCTGGGCCTGCTGGACGTCTGGTCCACCCGCGGCGAGGGCGCCCGCAGCGTCGGCGACGTGCTGGCCGAGCCCGACCCGCGACTGGGCCTGCCGACCCTGACCGGCTTCGAGAACCACCAGGGCGTGACGCACCTGGGCCAGGGCGTGGCCCCGCTGGCGCAGGTCAGCGCGGGCGGCGGCAACGGCGACGGGAACGGCACCGAGGGCGCCTGGCGGGACACCGTCTTCGGCACCTACCTGCACGGCCCGGTGATGGCCCGCAACCCCGCGGTCGCGGACCTGCTGATCAAGCTGGCGCTGGACGTCAACGCGCTCCCGCCGGCCGACACCACCTGGTACGACGCGCTGCGCGCCGAGCGGATCGCCGCCACCCGCCAGCCCGCCTGA
- a CDS encoding 6-phosphofructokinase — protein MRIGVLTSGGDCPGLNAVIRSVVHRGVVDHGDEIIGFQDGWRGLLEGVHRPLTLDSVSGILAQGGTILGSSRVQPSHLRDGVERAKRYCADLGIEAVIPIGGEGTLKAAKLMSDAGLPVVGVPKTIDNDIACTDVTFGFDTAVSVATEALDRLKTTAESHQRVMVVEVMGRHTGWIALNAGMAAGAHAIVVPERPFHIDKLTQVVRERFERGKKFAIVVCAEGAKPEAGTMHWEEGTKDIYGHERFTGIATQLSGELEHRLGKEARPVILGHTQRGGTPTAYDRVLATRFGWHAVEAAHKGAFGHITALQGTQINLVPLGEAVADLKTVPAERYVEAEMVI, from the coding sequence ATGCGTATTGGTGTGCTGACCAGCGGCGGCGACTGCCCCGGCCTGAACGCCGTGATCCGTTCCGTGGTCCACCGGGGGGTGGTCGACCACGGCGACGAGATCATCGGCTTCCAGGACGGCTGGCGAGGCCTTCTCGAAGGTGTCCACCGCCCGCTGACCCTCGACTCGGTCAGCGGCATCCTGGCCCAGGGCGGCACGATCCTGGGTTCCTCCCGCGTCCAGCCCAGCCACCTGCGCGACGGCGTGGAACGGGCCAAGCGCTACTGCGCCGACCTCGGCATCGAGGCGGTGATCCCGATCGGCGGCGAGGGCACCCTCAAGGCCGCCAAGCTGATGAGCGACGCGGGCCTGCCGGTGGTCGGCGTGCCGAAGACCATCGACAACGACATCGCCTGCACCGATGTCACCTTCGGCTTCGACACCGCCGTCTCGGTCGCCACCGAGGCGCTGGACCGGCTGAAGACCACGGCCGAGTCGCACCAGCGGGTCATGGTGGTCGAGGTGATGGGCCGGCACACCGGCTGGATCGCGCTCAACGCCGGCATGGCCGCCGGGGCCCACGCGATCGTGGTGCCGGAGCGTCCGTTCCACATCGACAAGCTCACCCAGGTGGTCCGCGAGCGCTTCGAGCGCGGCAAGAAGTTCGCCATCGTGGTCTGCGCCGAGGGCGCCAAGCCCGAGGCCGGCACCATGCACTGGGAAGAGGGCACCAAGGACATCTACGGCCACGAGCGGTTCACCGGCATCGCCACCCAGCTCTCCGGCGAGCTGGAGCACCGCCTGGGCAAGGAGGCCCGCCCGGTGATCCTCGGCCACACCCAGCGCGGCGGCACCCCCACCGCCTACGACCGGGTGCTGGCCACCCGCTTCGGCTGGCACGCGGTCGAGGCCGCGCACAAGGGCGCCTTCGGGCACATCACCGCGCTGCAGGGCACCCAGATCAACCTGGTGCCGCTGGGCGAGGCGGTGGCGGACCTCAAGACGGTGCCGGCCGAGCGCTACGTCGAGGCCGAGATGGTCATCTGA
- a CDS encoding cytochrome c oxidase assembly protein, translating to MSGMHHGDGLGPFSLHAVLTWSPDWPFLLGCLVALGLYGTGVVRLVRRGDRWPIGRSVAWTLGVLTIVAVTCSGLNDYGMVLFSAHMMQHMVLSMLSPILLLLGAPITLALRALRPAGKGRPRGPRELLVALLHSRYVKVLSHPAFTIPLFIASLYGLYFTPLFDSLMQSRIGHIAMMVHFLAAGLLFFWPIMGVDPGPNRPGHVMRIIELFMGMPFHAFFGVAVMMATSPLVTTFNAAMAPPGTDLMADQKMAGGITWAFGEIPTAVVLIALVFQWAKSEQRHAVRTDRAAERDGDAELVAYNAYLAALEQRGNRSAPAG from the coding sequence ATGTCGGGGATGCACCACGGGGACGGGCTCGGCCCGTTCTCGCTCCACGCGGTGCTCACCTGGTCGCCTGACTGGCCGTTCCTGCTGGGCTGCCTGGTGGCGCTGGGCCTGTACGGCACCGGCGTGGTCCGGCTGGTGCGGCGCGGCGACCGCTGGCCGATCGGCCGCAGCGTGGCCTGGACCCTCGGGGTGCTGACCATCGTCGCGGTGACCTGCTCGGGGTTGAACGACTACGGCATGGTGCTGTTCAGCGCGCACATGATGCAGCACATGGTGCTCAGCATGCTGTCGCCGATCCTGCTGCTGCTCGGCGCACCGATCACCCTGGCGCTGCGGGCGCTGCGCCCGGCCGGCAAGGGCCGCCCGCGCGGGCCGCGTGAGCTGCTGGTGGCGCTGCTGCACAGCCGGTACGTGAAGGTGCTCTCGCACCCGGCCTTCACCATCCCGCTCTTCATCGCGAGCCTCTACGGCCTCTACTTCACCCCGCTCTTCGACAGCCTGATGCAGTCGCGGATCGGGCACATCGCGATGATGGTCCACTTCCTGGCGGCCGGCCTGCTCTTCTTCTGGCCGATCATGGGCGTGGACCCGGGTCCGAACCGCCCGGGGCACGTGATGCGGATCATCGAGCTCTTCATGGGGATGCCGTTCCACGCCTTCTTCGGGGTGGCGGTGATGATGGCGACCAGCCCGCTGGTGACCACCTTCAACGCGGCGATGGCCCCGCCCGGCACCGACCTGATGGCCGACCAGAAGATGGCCGGCGGGATCACCTGGGCGTTCGGCGAGATCCCGACCGCCGTGGTGCTGATCGCGCTGGTCTTCCAGTGGGCCAAGTCCGAGCAGCGGCACGCCGTGCGCACCGACCGGGCCGCCGAGCGCGACGGGGACGCGGAGCTGGTCGCGTACAACGCCTACCTGGCCGCGCTGGAGCAGCGCGGCAACCGGTCGGCCCCGGCGGGCTGA
- a CDS encoding urease accessory protein UreD yields the protein MGTAPAVAPPPPEAVPTARIHAVCDERGRTALPALVGAGPLALRRLRTGGPAAEVALIGAMAAPLGGDRLAVRVRVGPGARLRVTSVAATVSLPGDGPAHWTLDLDVAAGGLLEWLPEPVVAAAGSHLVQHTRIRLAAGAALRLREELVLGRHHDWAAHGVPGRVTSRLTVRQDGRLVLDQQTDLGPGAPAWDGPAALGPHRTAGHLLTVGLPAPEPAPASASEPAPAPEPARPSPPPGECALLALPGTAAHLLVALAPDALVLRQLLGA from the coding sequence GTGGGGACGGCCCCGGCCGTGGCGCCCCCGCCGCCGGAGGCCGTCCCCACCGCGCGGATCCACGCGGTGTGCGACGAGCGCGGCCGCACCGCGCTGCCCGCCCTGGTGGGTGCGGGACCGCTGGCGCTGCGCCGGCTGCGCACCGGCGGCCCGGCCGCCGAGGTCGCGCTGATCGGCGCGATGGCGGCGCCGCTGGGCGGGGACCGGCTGGCCGTGCGGGTGCGGGTCGGTCCTGGTGCGCGGCTGCGGGTCACCAGCGTCGCGGCCACCGTCAGCCTGCCCGGGGACGGGCCGGCCCACTGGACGCTCGACCTCGACGTGGCGGCGGGCGGCCTGCTCGAATGGCTCCCCGAGCCGGTGGTCGCCGCCGCCGGGAGCCACCTGGTCCAGCACACCCGGATCCGGCTGGCGGCGGGTGCGGCGCTGCGGCTGCGCGAGGAGCTGGTGCTGGGCCGCCACCACGACTGGGCCGCGCACGGCGTCCCCGGCCGGGTCACCTCCCGGCTGACCGTCCGTCAGGACGGGCGGCTGGTCCTCGACCAGCAGACCGACCTCGGCCCGGGCGCACCGGCCTGGGACGGCCCGGCCGCACTGGGCCCGCACCGCACCGCCGGCCACCTGCTCACCGTCGGACTCCCCGCCCCCGAGCCCGCCCCCGCCTCCGCCTCCGAGCCTGCCCCCGCCCCCGAGCCCGCCCGCCCGTCGCCACCGCCCGGCGAGTGCGCGCTGCTGGCGCTGCCCGGCACCGCCGCACACCTGCTGGTCGCGCTCGCGCCGGACGCCCTGGTGCTGCGGCAGCTGCTCGGCGCCTAG
- the ureG gene encoding urease accessory protein UreG, translating to MLPRPTDGSRPAERPRRALRIGLGGPVGSGKTATVAALCRELRDRFSLAVVTNDIYTTEDAEFLLRHAVLPPERITAVATGCCPHTAIRDDISANLEAVEELEASVGPLDLVLVESGGDNLTATFSRGLVDAQIFVIDVAGGDKIPRKGGPGVRTADLLVVNKTDLAPLVGADLAVMARDARAQRGELPVVFCSLAREGGVAEVAAWVRARLAAWGRG from the coding sequence CTGCTGCCCCGGCCCACCGACGGCTCCCGGCCGGCCGAACGGCCCCGGCGCGCGCTGCGGATCGGGCTCGGCGGCCCGGTCGGCTCCGGCAAGACCGCGACCGTCGCCGCGCTCTGCCGCGAGCTGCGCGACCGGTTCTCGTTGGCGGTGGTGACCAACGACATCTACACCACCGAGGACGCCGAGTTCCTGCTCCGCCACGCCGTGCTGCCGCCCGAGCGGATCACCGCCGTGGCCACCGGCTGCTGCCCGCACACCGCGATCCGCGACGACATCTCGGCCAACCTGGAGGCGGTCGAGGAACTGGAGGCGAGCGTCGGACCGCTGGACCTGGTGCTGGTCGAGTCCGGCGGCGACAACCTCACCGCCACCTTCAGCCGGGGCCTGGTGGACGCGCAGATCTTCGTGATCGACGTGGCCGGGGGTGACAAGATCCCGCGCAAGGGCGGCCCCGGGGTCCGCACGGCCGACCTGCTGGTGGTCAACAAGACGGACCTGGCCCCGCTGGTCGGCGCCGACCTCGCGGTGATGGCCCGCGACGCCCGGGCGCAGCGCGGCGAACTGCCGGTGGTGTTCTGCTCGCTGGCCCGGGAGGGCGGGGTGGCGGAGGTCGCCGCCTGGGTCCGCGCGCGGTTGGCGGCCTGGGGCCGGGGGTGA
- a CDS encoding urease accessory protein UreF, with translation MAVPPEGLARTATLLLLADGRFPAGGHAHSGGVEAAVTAGAVHDIATLERFLTGRLHTAGLTAAGLAAAAAGGFDPAELDAAAEARTPSPALRAAGRRLGRQLLRAARACWPDDPGPAVDSDLAPGPDRAAVGATQHSVVLGLVARAAGLTPDQAAVAAAHESVNGPATAAVRLLGLDPYQVVAVLARLTPAVDAVAATAAEAAALALQAGDVDLLPCASAPLLDLYAERHDSWKVKLFAS, from the coding sequence ATGGCCGTGCCGCCGGAGGGGCTCGCAAGGACCGCGACGCTGCTGCTGCTCGCGGACGGACGGTTCCCGGCCGGCGGGCACGCGCACTCCGGCGGCGTCGAGGCGGCCGTCACCGCCGGTGCGGTGCACGACATCGCCACGCTGGAGCGCTTTCTGACGGGTCGTCTGCACACCGCGGGCCTGACCGCCGCGGGCCTGGCGGCGGCCGCGGCCGGCGGGTTCGACCCGGCGGAGCTGGACGCGGCGGCCGAGGCCCGTACCCCCTCGCCCGCCCTGCGGGCGGCGGGTCGGCGGCTGGGGCGGCAACTGCTGCGCGCGGCCCGCGCCTGCTGGCCCGACGACCCCGGCCCCGCCGTGGACTCCGATCTCGCGCCCGGCCCCGACCGGGCCGCGGTCGGCGCGACCCAGCACAGCGTGGTCCTCGGCCTGGTCGCCAGGGCGGCCGGGCTGACCCCGGACCAGGCCGCCGTGGCCGCGGCGCACGAGAGCGTCAACGGCCCGGCCACCGCGGCGGTGCGGCTGCTCGGCCTGGACCCCTACCAGGTGGTCGCGGTGCTCGCCCGGCTGACACCGGCCGTGGACGCGGTCGCCGCCACCGCCGCCGAGGCCGCCGCGCTGGCTCTCCAGGCGGGCGATGTCGACCTGCTGCCCTGCGCCTCGGCCCCGCTGCTCGACCTCTACGCCGAGCGGCACGACTCGTGGAAGGTGAAACTCTTTGCATCGTGA
- a CDS encoding urease subunit alpha produces MADRAERSGRRLLLSRERYAELYGPTTGDRIRLADTDLLIEVEQDLCAGGDEVVFGGGKVIRESMGQSRATRAEGAPDTVITGAVVLDHWGIVKADIGIRDGRIVALGKAGNPETMDGVHPGLVIGPETEVIAGNGRILTAGGIDAHVHFTAPQLVQEAVGSGLTTLIGGGTGPAEGTKATTVTPGGWHLARMFAALDGAPVNLGLTAKGSTVNPAALHAQLRAGAIGFKIHEDWGATPAAIDACLRVCEATGAQLSLHTDTLNEAGFVADTLAAIAGRGVHAYHAEGAGGGHAPDIITVVSELNILPSSTNPTRPHTVNTIDEHLDMLMVCHHLNPAVPEDLAFAESRIRPSTIAAEDILHDLGAISIISSDSQAMGRIGEVISRTWQTAHCMKRRRGPLPGDGRADNVRARRYVAKYTVNPAVAQGIDHEVGSVAAGKLADLVLWHPAFFGVKPDLVLKGGQIAWAQLGDANASIPTPQPLLPRPMFGGVGRAPAANSVNFTSQQALADGLPERLGLGKEFRAIRDTRSVTKDQMVNNSARPDVKVAPDSFRVTIDGELVVPEPVAELPLAQRYFLF; encoded by the coding sequence ATGGCTGACCGCGCGGAGCGCTCCGGCCGGCGGCTGCTGCTCTCCCGGGAGCGGTACGCCGAGCTGTACGGACCGACCACCGGCGACCGGATCCGGCTGGCCGACACCGACCTGTTGATCGAGGTCGAGCAGGACCTCTGCGCGGGCGGCGACGAGGTCGTGTTCGGCGGCGGCAAGGTGATCCGCGAGTCGATGGGGCAGAGCCGCGCCACCCGGGCCGAGGGCGCACCGGACACGGTGATCACCGGTGCGGTGGTACTGGACCACTGGGGGATCGTCAAGGCAGACATCGGCATCCGCGACGGACGGATCGTCGCGCTCGGCAAGGCCGGCAACCCGGAGACCATGGACGGCGTGCACCCCGGGCTGGTGATCGGTCCGGAGACCGAGGTGATCGCCGGCAACGGCCGGATCCTCACCGCGGGCGGGATCGACGCGCATGTGCACTTCACCGCACCGCAGTTGGTCCAAGAGGCGGTCGGCTCGGGGCTCACCACGCTGATCGGCGGCGGCACCGGGCCGGCCGAAGGGACCAAGGCCACCACCGTCACCCCCGGCGGCTGGCACCTGGCCCGGATGTTCGCCGCGCTGGACGGGGCGCCGGTCAACCTCGGGCTGACGGCCAAGGGCAGCACCGTCAACCCGGCGGCGCTGCACGCGCAACTGCGGGCCGGCGCGATCGGGTTCAAGATCCACGAGGACTGGGGCGCCACCCCGGCGGCGATCGACGCCTGCCTGCGGGTCTGCGAGGCCACCGGGGCCCAGCTCTCCCTGCACACCGACACGCTGAACGAGGCGGGATTCGTCGCCGACACCCTCGCCGCGATCGCCGGGCGCGGGGTGCACGCCTACCACGCCGAGGGCGCGGGGGGCGGTCACGCGCCCGACATCATCACGGTGGTCAGCGAGCTCAACATCCTGCCGAGCTCCACCAATCCGACCCGCCCGCACACCGTCAACACGATCGACGAGCACCTCGACATGCTGATGGTCTGCCACCACCTCAACCCGGCCGTCCCGGAGGACCTGGCCTTCGCCGAGTCGCGGATCCGGCCCAGCACCATCGCGGCCGAGGACATCCTGCACGACCTCGGCGCGATCTCGATCATCAGCTCGGACTCGCAGGCGATGGGGCGGATCGGCGAGGTGATCAGCCGCACCTGGCAGACCGCGCACTGCATGAAGCGGCGGCGCGGCCCGCTGCCCGGGGACGGGCGCGCGGACAACGTCCGGGCCAGGCGCTATGTCGCCAAGTACACCGTCAACCCGGCCGTGGCCCAGGGCATCGACCACGAGGTCGGCTCGGTCGCGGCGGGCAAGCTCGCCGACCTGGTGCTCTGGCACCCGGCCTTCTTCGGGGTGAAGCCGGACCTGGTGCTCAAGGGCGGCCAGATCGCCTGGGCGCAGCTGGGTGATGCCAACGCCTCCATCCCGACACCTCAACCGCTGCTGCCCAGACCCATGTTCGGCGGCGTCGGCCGGGCCCCGGCGGCCAACTCGGTCAACTTCACCTCGCAGCAGGCGTTGGCCGATGGACTGCCCGAACGGCTCGGCCTGGGCAAGGAGTTCCGCGCGATCCGGGACACCCGGTCGGTGACCAAGGACCAGATGGTCAACAACAGCGCCCGGCCGGACGTCAAGGTGGCGCCCGACAGCTTCCGGGTGACCATCGACGGCGAGCTGGTGGTGCCCGAGCCGGTCGCCGAACTGCCCCTGGCCCAGCGGTACTTCCTCTTCTGA
- a CDS encoding urease subunit beta, whose product MIPGQILCGEGEITLNGDRPVTLLRVRNLADRPVQVGSHYHFAEANPGLEFDREAAYGQRLNIPAGTAVRFEPGIPVEVAVVPLGGRREVHGLRGAVAGRLDG is encoded by the coding sequence CTGATTCCTGGTCAGATCCTCTGTGGCGAAGGCGAGATCACTCTCAACGGGGACCGCCCGGTCACCCTGCTGCGGGTGCGCAACCTCGCGGACCGCCCGGTGCAGGTCGGCTCGCACTACCACTTCGCCGAGGCCAACCCGGGCCTGGAGTTCGACCGCGAAGCCGCCTACGGGCAGCGGCTGAACATCCCGGCGGGCACCGCCGTCCGCTTCGAACCGGGCATCCCCGTCGAGGTCGCGGTGGTGCCGCTGGGCGGCCGCCGCGAGGTGCACGGACTGCGCGGCGCGGTCGCGGGGCGCCTCGATGGCTGA
- a CDS encoding urease subunit gamma: MRLTPHEQERLLIHVAAEVARARQARGLRLNHPEAIAIITSHLLEGARDGRSVAELMQSGRRVLGRADVMDGIAEMIPDVQVEATFPDGTKLVTVHGPIQ, from the coding sequence ATGAGGCTCACCCCCCATGAGCAGGAACGCCTGCTGATCCATGTCGCCGCCGAGGTGGCCCGGGCCCGGCAGGCCCGCGGCCTGCGGCTCAACCATCCGGAGGCGATCGCCATCATCACCTCCCACCTGCTGGAGGGCGCGAGGGACGGCCGCAGCGTGGCCGAACTCATGCAATCCGGGCGGCGGGTGCTCGGCCGGGCCGATGTGATGGACGGGATCGCCGAGATGATCCCGGACGTCCAGGTCGAGGCCACGTTCCCGGACGGCACCAAGCTGGTCACCGTCCACGGGCCGATCCAGTGA